In a single window of the Streptomyces sp. NBC_00285 genome:
- a CDS encoding glycoside hydrolase family 36 protein: MPHPFTPVASVPLDAREARVHEEGWQSWSPSGAYALGDKPYRPTNDNWATVCYRPGVTVPEGAFQGEGLLALDPGDGSPVRLWAAAEPTREVPSIRLVVEGDTAEVSADGPVKEFTGTDIQATLAEWAAGLGVTAPRPAPTVWCSWYEYFTAVTEDDIHENLRAMDTLDLPIDVVQIDDGYQKALGDWLTLSGRFRSRAGIADAIRARGRRAGIWTAPFLVDPASDLAAEHPDWLVKDLDGGFLHAGRNWGHDLSVLDTTHPEAAAYLTEVFRTLRAEGYDYFKVDFLYAGALEGVRHGSEDALQAYRAGIELIRAAIGEDAYLLGCGAPLLPSVGLFDAMRVSPDTAPHRRSEADDYSQPGQDPAEFTGVGRQWQHGSFWVNDPDCLMARPAVETRERWAAHVEATGGLMASSDRLLSLDLWGVETTRRLLGGVDR, encoded by the coding sequence GTGCCCCACCCCTTCACCCCGGTCGCCTCCGTGCCCCTGGACGCGCGCGAGGCGCGCGTCCACGAGGAGGGCTGGCAGTCCTGGAGTCCCAGTGGCGCCTACGCCCTCGGCGACAAGCCGTACCGCCCGACGAACGACAACTGGGCGACGGTCTGTTACCGGCCGGGCGTCACCGTCCCCGAAGGCGCCTTCCAGGGCGAGGGGCTGCTGGCGCTCGACCCGGGCGACGGCTCCCCGGTGCGGCTGTGGGCGGCGGCGGAACCCACGCGTGAGGTCCCGTCGATCCGCCTGGTCGTCGAGGGCGACACCGCCGAGGTGAGCGCCGACGGCCCCGTGAAGGAGTTCACGGGTACGGACATCCAGGCGACGCTGGCCGAGTGGGCCGCCGGTCTCGGGGTCACGGCCCCGCGCCCGGCGCCCACCGTCTGGTGCTCCTGGTACGAGTACTTCACCGCCGTCACCGAGGACGACATCCACGAGAACCTCCGCGCGATGGACACCCTCGACCTGCCGATCGACGTGGTCCAGATCGACGACGGCTACCAGAAGGCCCTCGGTGACTGGCTCACGCTCTCCGGCCGCTTCCGCTCCCGCGCGGGCATCGCCGACGCGATCCGCGCCCGCGGCCGCCGCGCCGGAATCTGGACAGCCCCCTTCCTGGTCGACCCGGCCAGCGACCTGGCCGCCGAACACCCCGACTGGCTGGTCAAGGACCTCGACGGCGGCTTCCTGCACGCAGGCCGCAACTGGGGCCACGACCTGAGCGTCCTGGACACCACCCACCCGGAGGCGGCCGCCTACCTGACCGAGGTCTTCCGGACCCTGCGCGCGGAGGGCTACGACTACTTCAAGGTCGACTTCCTCTACGCGGGCGCCCTGGAAGGCGTACGGCACGGTTCCGAGGACGCGCTCCAGGCCTACCGCGCGGGCATCGAACTGATCCGTGCGGCGATCGGCGAGGACGCCTATCTGCTCGGCTGCGGCGCGCCCCTCCTGCCGTCCGTCGGACTGTTCGACGCGATGCGGGTCAGCCCCGACACGGCCCCGCACCGCCGCTCCGAGGCCGACGACTACAGCCAACCCGGCCAGGACCCGGCCGAGTTCACCGGCGTCGGCCGCCAGTGGCAGCACGGCAGCTTCTGGGTCAACGACCCGGACTGCCTGATGGCCCGCCCGGCCGTCGAGACACGCGAGCGCTGGGCCGCCCACGTGGAGGCCACCGGCGGCCTGATGGCCTCCAGTGACCGCCTGCTGTCCCTGGACCTGTGGGGCGTGGAGACGACGCGCCGCCTTCTCGGAGGAGTTGACCGATGA
- a CDS encoding carbohydrate ABC transporter permease produces the protein MSTLTTTAPPPVGPGKPRAPLRPARILLHVFLAGTSLAWLAPLLWAAFAALRPYAETSDKGYVSWPDTLNFDNFKNAFTQSDMLHYFGNTLIIAVPAVLITLLLSSMVAFYVARFDFRLNIALLLVFTAGNLLPQQVIITPLYRLYLLIDLPGITMSGKLYDSALGLVLIHVAFQSGFCAFVLSNYMRMLPHELTEAALVDGASVWRMYWQIVLPLCKPAMAALGTLLSIWIYNDFFWAIVLISTGENMPITSALNNLSGQYFTDPNLVAAGALLTAIPTLIVYFVLQRQFVSGLTLGANKG, from the coding sequence ATGAGCACCCTCACCACCACCGCCCCGCCCCCCGTGGGACCGGGCAAGCCACGCGCCCCGCTGCGCCCCGCCCGGATCCTGCTGCACGTCTTCCTGGCCGGCACCTCGCTGGCCTGGCTGGCCCCGCTGCTGTGGGCGGCCTTCGCCGCCCTGCGCCCCTACGCCGAGACCAGCGACAAGGGATACGTGTCCTGGCCCGACACCCTCAACTTCGACAACTTCAAGAACGCCTTCACGCAGTCGGACATGCTCCACTACTTCGGCAACACACTGATCATCGCGGTCCCCGCCGTGCTGATCACCCTGCTGCTGTCGTCGATGGTCGCCTTCTACGTCGCCCGCTTCGACTTCCGCCTCAACATCGCACTGCTGCTGGTCTTCACCGCAGGCAACCTGCTCCCCCAGCAGGTCATCATCACCCCCCTGTACCGGCTGTACCTGCTCATCGACCTGCCCGGCATCACCATGAGCGGCAAGCTCTACGACTCCGCACTCGGCCTGGTCCTCATCCACGTCGCCTTCCAGTCCGGGTTCTGCGCCTTCGTCCTCAGCAACTACATGCGGATGCTGCCGCACGAACTCACCGAGGCCGCCCTGGTCGACGGCGCCTCGGTATGGCGGATGTACTGGCAGATCGTCCTGCCACTGTGCAAGCCCGCGATGGCCGCCCTGGGCACCCTGCTGTCCATCTGGATCTACAACGACTTCTTCTGGGCCATCGTCCTCATCTCCACCGGCGAGAACATGCCGATCACCTCGGCCCTGAACAACCTCTCCGGCCAGTACTTCACCGACCCCAACCTGGTCGCCGCAGGCGCCCTCCTCACCGCGATCCCCACCCTGATCGTCTACTTCGTACTCCAGCGCCAGTTCGTCAGCGGACTCACCCTCGGCGCCAACAAGGGCTGA
- a CDS encoding carbohydrate ABC transporter permease, translating into MSSETPTKTPEAAAVPPSGPAPVKKVPRGHKRLLTRRDRITLGFMAGVPTVLHVALVWVTALASIALAFTSWDGIGFDSIKWVGLDNFQQLFTDNPQFWPALQHNVIWFVVLICIPTPFGLFLAVQLDKNIRFSRVYQTAFFLPVVVSLAVTGFVWQLVYNPDTGLINSLIGANKPGHYIDWIGDPHLNLWAVLIAASWRHTGYMMILYLAGLKGVDPSLREASSLDGANEWQTFKNVIFPTLRPTNTVVLVVTIIEALRAFDLVFVFNKGAQGTELLSILITNNIIGESSRIGYGSAIAVVLLVISLVVIIPYLIATFRKERSA; encoded by the coding sequence ATGAGCTCCGAGACCCCCACGAAGACCCCGGAGGCGGCCGCCGTGCCGCCTTCGGGGCCCGCGCCTGTCAAGAAGGTTCCGCGAGGCCACAAGCGCCTGCTGACCCGTCGTGACCGGATCACGCTCGGCTTCATGGCCGGCGTGCCCACGGTCCTGCACGTGGCCCTTGTCTGGGTCACCGCCCTCGCCTCGATCGCTCTGGCCTTCACCAGCTGGGACGGCATCGGCTTCGACTCCATCAAATGGGTCGGCCTGGACAACTTCCAGCAGTTGTTCACCGACAACCCGCAGTTCTGGCCCGCCCTGCAGCACAACGTCATCTGGTTCGTGGTGCTCATCTGCATCCCGACCCCGTTCGGGCTGTTCCTGGCCGTCCAGCTCGACAAGAACATCCGCTTCTCCCGGGTCTACCAGACCGCGTTCTTCCTGCCCGTCGTGGTCTCCCTGGCCGTCACCGGCTTCGTGTGGCAGCTGGTCTACAACCCCGACACCGGCCTCATCAACAGCCTCATCGGCGCCAACAAACCCGGCCACTACATCGACTGGATCGGCGACCCCCACCTGAACCTGTGGGCCGTCCTGATCGCCGCGTCCTGGCGCCACACCGGCTACATGATGATCCTCTACCTGGCCGGCCTCAAGGGCGTGGACCCCTCCCTGCGCGAGGCGTCCTCACTGGACGGCGCCAACGAGTGGCAGACGTTCAAGAACGTCATCTTCCCCACCCTGCGCCCCACCAACACCGTCGTCCTGGTCGTCACCATCATCGAGGCCCTGCGCGCCTTCGACCTGGTGTTCGTCTTCAACAAGGGCGCCCAGGGCACCGAGCTGCTCTCCATCCTGATCACCAACAACATCATCGGCGAGTCCAGCCGCATCGGATACGGCTCCGCCATCGCCGTGGTCCTCCTGGTGATCTCCCTCGTCGTGATCATCCCCTACCTGATCGCGACCTTCCGGAAGGAGCGCAGCGCATGA
- a CDS encoding ABC transporter substrate-binding protein — protein MQDLSSSFPAPSRRGVLKGVGGAALLGAGIPLLSACGGSGSSSDPKTVTLGSNQSDAVPKKAYGEIYTAFTKQSGVTVKVNTKDHNTFQEQINSYLQGTPDDVFNWFAGYRMQFFAAKKLASPIDDVWDKIGGNFPDAMKKLSKGADGKYYFVPLVTYPWAIFYRKSVFAAHGYEVPTTWDAFLALCKQMKKDGLVPIAFGDKDAWPAMGTFDQLNFRTNGYDFHVELMAGKASWTDAKVKNVFDHWAEILPYHQDGFMGRTWQDAAQTLVAKKAGMYVLGTFVAQQFTNKADLDDLDFFAFPEINSAYGQDTVEAPADGFMLSKAPKNKAGATKLLEYLGTPAAEQIYLKSDTSVVAASNKADTSSYTALQKKAYEMITGAKSLTQFMDRDSRPDFTSTVMQPALQKFLQNPKGVDSLLSSIERQKKTIFASS, from the coding sequence ATGCAAGATCTCTCGTCCTCCTTCCCCGCGCCCAGCCGCCGTGGTGTGCTCAAAGGCGTGGGCGGTGCCGCCCTGCTCGGCGCCGGCATCCCCCTCCTGAGCGCCTGCGGCGGCAGCGGCAGCTCCTCGGACCCCAAGACCGTCACTCTGGGCTCGAACCAGTCCGACGCCGTGCCGAAGAAGGCCTACGGGGAGATCTACACGGCGTTCACGAAGCAGTCGGGTGTCACGGTCAAGGTCAACACCAAGGACCACAACACCTTCCAGGAGCAGATCAACTCCTACCTCCAGGGCACGCCGGACGACGTGTTCAACTGGTTCGCCGGCTACCGCATGCAGTTCTTCGCGGCGAAGAAGCTGGCCTCCCCGATCGACGACGTGTGGGACAAGATCGGGGGCAACTTCCCCGACGCCATGAAGAAGCTCAGCAAGGGCGCGGACGGCAAGTACTACTTCGTGCCGCTGGTCACGTACCCGTGGGCGATCTTCTACCGCAAGAGCGTCTTCGCGGCGCACGGCTACGAGGTTCCCACCACCTGGGACGCCTTCCTCGCCCTGTGCAAGCAGATGAAGAAGGACGGCCTGGTCCCGATCGCGTTCGGTGACAAGGACGCCTGGCCGGCGATGGGCACCTTCGACCAGCTCAACTTCCGCACCAACGGCTACGACTTCCACGTCGAGCTGATGGCGGGCAAGGCCTCCTGGACCGACGCCAAGGTCAAGAACGTCTTCGATCACTGGGCCGAGATCCTGCCCTACCACCAGGACGGCTTCATGGGCCGCACCTGGCAGGACGCCGCCCAGACCCTGGTGGCGAAGAAGGCCGGCATGTACGTGCTGGGCACCTTCGTGGCGCAGCAGTTCACCAACAAGGCCGACCTGGACGACCTCGACTTCTTCGCCTTCCCGGAGATCAACTCCGCGTACGGCCAGGACACCGTCGAGGCGCCGGCCGACGGCTTCATGCTCAGCAAGGCGCCGAAGAACAAGGCGGGCGCCACCAAGCTCCTGGAGTACCTGGGCACTCCGGCGGCCGAGCAGATCTACCTCAAGTCCGACACCAGCGTGGTGGCCGCCTCCAACAAGGCCGACACCTCCTCGTACACCGCCCTGCAGAAGAAGGCGTACGAGATGATCACCGGCGCCAAGAGCCTCACCCAGTTCATGGACCGTGACTCGCGCCCGGACTTCACCTCGACGGTGATGCAGCCCGCGCTGCAGAAGTTCCTGCAGAACCCCAAGGGCGTCGACAGCCTGCTGTCCTCGATCGAACGCCAGAAGAAGACGATCTTCGCATCCTCATGA
- a CDS encoding glycoside hydrolase family 18 protein — translation MSIHRRRVNGTNKVIGGVVAAAVVGTGAVLLSGTAQAAGIGAAYTKTSDWSTGYTAQYVVTNNSTAADKAWKLEFDLPTGARLSSLWNAESAVAGQHVTVTSAKWDIDGLAPGESVTVGFVVGGTADPTGCLVDGARCSADGTATPEPSGRPTGPATPTATPTRSTTPTPTATPTATPTKGTGATAGFAPYVDTSLYPAFDLLASAAATGVKDYNLAFVTDGGGCTPKWGGVSDLASDAVAGQIGVLRAKGGDVRVSFGGASGSELATTCSSADALAAAYGKAVDAYGLTKVDFDVEGGALPNTAANTRRAQAIARLQREHPNLDVSFTLPVMPEGLTQDGVSLLSNAKSNGVRIDTVNIMAMDYGASYSGDMGGYAEQAATATQAQLKSVLGLSDSAAWKAVAVTPMIGVNDVASEIFKVDDAAQLVSFAKAKGLGWLSMWSATRDKQCPGGAKPSADATCSSIVQGESAFSKAFGAYN, via the coding sequence ATGAGCATTCATCGGCGCAGAGTGAACGGCACGAACAAGGTGATCGGCGGGGTGGTCGCAGCCGCCGTGGTGGGGACCGGCGCGGTCCTGCTGAGCGGCACCGCCCAGGCGGCCGGGATCGGCGCCGCCTACACGAAGACCAGCGACTGGTCGACGGGGTACACCGCGCAGTACGTCGTGACCAACAACAGCACGGCGGCGGACAAGGCCTGGAAACTGGAGTTCGACCTGCCGACGGGCGCGCGGCTGAGTTCGCTGTGGAACGCCGAGTCGGCCGTCGCCGGACAGCACGTCACCGTGACGTCGGCGAAGTGGGACATCGACGGGCTGGCACCCGGCGAGTCGGTCACCGTCGGCTTCGTCGTAGGCGGCACGGCGGACCCGACCGGCTGTCTCGTCGATGGCGCGCGGTGCTCCGCCGACGGCACCGCGACCCCGGAGCCGAGCGGCCGCCCGACCGGGCCCGCGACCCCGACGGCCACGCCCACTCGGAGCACGACACCTACTCCTACGGCCACGCCCACCGCCACCCCCACGAAAGGCACCGGCGCCACCGCCGGCTTCGCCCCCTACGTCGACACCTCCCTCTATCCCGCCTTCGACCTCCTCGCGAGCGCCGCGGCCACCGGCGTGAAGGACTACAACCTCGCCTTCGTCACCGACGGCGGCGGCTGCACGCCCAAGTGGGGCGGGGTGAGCGACCTCGCGAGTGACGCCGTCGCCGGACAGATCGGTGTGCTGCGGGCGAAGGGCGGTGACGTCCGGGTCTCCTTCGGCGGCGCCTCCGGCTCCGAGCTGGCCACGACCTGCTCCTCGGCGGACGCGCTGGCGGCGGCGTACGGCAAGGCCGTGGACGCGTACGGCCTCACCAAGGTCGACTTCGACGTGGAGGGCGGCGCGCTGCCGAACACGGCCGCGAACACCCGGCGCGCCCAGGCGATCGCCAGGCTCCAGCGGGAGCATCCGAACCTCGACGTTTCCTTCACTCTGCCCGTCATGCCGGAGGGCCTGACCCAGGACGGGGTGAGCCTGCTCTCCAACGCAAAGAGCAACGGCGTGCGCATCGACACCGTCAACATCATGGCGATGGACTACGGGGCCTCGTACAGCGGAGACATGGGCGGCTATGCCGAGCAGGCCGCCACCGCCACCCAGGCACAGCTCAAGAGTGTCCTCGGGCTGTCCGACAGTGCGGCGTGGAAGGCGGTCGCCGTCACCCCCATGATCGGTGTCAACGACGTGGCGTCCGAGATCTTCAAGGTCGACGACGCGGCTCAGCTGGTCTCCTTCGCCAAGGCGAAGGGTCTCGGGTGGCTGTCGATGTGGTCGGCGACCAGGGACAAGCAGTGCCCCGGTGGTGCGAAGCCCTCTGCCGATGCGACCTGCAGTTCGATCGTTCAGGGCGAGTCCGCCTTCTCGAAGGCTTTCGGGGCGTACAACTGA
- a CDS encoding sensor histidine kinase: MRWALVKVCLAVTTMVVVAFAIPLGLVVREMARDRAFSNAEREAAAVAPALSITTDRDQLERVVASAGADSGMAVHIPADGDQKGDRTGGRTVGHQGIDIGRQRAAAEDIATVRKLGRASTTEVPGGSTLLQPVALSSGAIAVVEVYVPESEVSNGVATAWAVLAGVGIALVVGSVAVADRLGVRMVQPAQKLVEGAHELGEGKLGARVPEEGPTELRLAAVAFNSMADQVVQLLANERELAADLSHRLRTPLTVLRLNAASLGDGPAAEQTRAAVAQLEREVDTIIRTAREAKPQTAAAGPGAGCDAAEVVRERMGFWSALAEDEGRKWRVAGTERPVRIPVARADLAAALDALLGNVFRHTTEGTAFAVDVHNGEDAVIVLVSDAGSGIRDPEAAMARGRGSGSAGSTGLGLDIVRRLAESTGGDVRIGSSVLGGTEVRIWIQLEGRAPERRGHRVRRRRTGKLVSTFNRSRSLP, from the coding sequence GTGAGATGGGCCCTCGTCAAGGTCTGCCTGGCGGTCACCACCATGGTCGTGGTCGCCTTCGCGATCCCGCTCGGCCTGGTCGTCAGGGAGATGGCCCGGGACCGCGCGTTCTCCAACGCCGAGCGGGAGGCCGCCGCGGTCGCCCCGGCCCTGTCCATCACCACCGACCGCGACCAGTTGGAGCGGGTCGTCGCCTCCGCGGGCGCGGACTCCGGGATGGCCGTCCACATACCGGCCGACGGCGATCAGAAAGGTGATCGGACGGGCGGTCGCACGGTCGGTCACCAGGGCATCGACATCGGACGGCAGCGGGCCGCCGCCGAGGACATCGCGACCGTGCGGAAGCTGGGCCGCGCCTCCACCACCGAGGTGCCCGGGGGCTCCACCCTGCTGCAGCCGGTCGCGCTCAGCTCGGGTGCGATAGCCGTCGTCGAGGTCTACGTCCCCGAGTCCGAGGTGAGCAACGGTGTCGCGACCGCCTGGGCGGTCCTCGCGGGCGTCGGTATCGCCCTCGTCGTCGGCTCGGTCGCGGTCGCCGACCGGCTCGGCGTGCGGATGGTGCAGCCCGCGCAGAAACTCGTCGAGGGCGCCCACGAGCTGGGGGAGGGGAAGCTGGGAGCGAGGGTTCCGGAAGAGGGACCGACCGAACTGCGGCTCGCGGCGGTCGCGTTCAACTCCATGGCCGACCAGGTCGTCCAACTGCTCGCGAACGAGAGGGAGCTGGCCGCCGACCTGTCCCACCGGCTGCGCACCCCGCTGACCGTGCTGCGGCTCAACGCGGCCTCGCTCGGGGACGGTCCCGCCGCCGAGCAGACCCGGGCCGCGGTCGCGCAGTTGGAGCGCGAGGTCGACACCATCATCCGTACCGCCCGGGAGGCCAAGCCGCAGACCGCGGCCGCCGGGCCGGGCGCCGGGTGCGACGCGGCCGAGGTGGTCCGGGAGCGGATGGGGTTCTGGTCGGCGCTCGCCGAGGACGAGGGCCGCAAGTGGCGGGTCGCCGGCACCGAGCGGCCGGTGCGCATACCCGTGGCCCGGGCCGACCTCGCTGCCGCGCTGGACGCCCTGCTCGGCAACGTCTTCCGGCACACCACGGAGGGCACCGCCTTCGCGGTCGACGTGCACAACGGCGAGGACGCGGTGATCGTGCTCGTCTCCGACGCGGGCTCCGGGATCCGCGACCCCGAGGCCGCGATGGCACGCGGGCGGGGCTCGGGGAGCGCCGGGTCGACCGGGCTCGGACTCGACATCGTGCGCAGGCTCGCCGAGTCGACCGGCGGGGACGTGCGGATCGGGTCGTCGGTCCTGGGCGGCACCGAGGTGCGGATCTGGATCCAGCTGGAGGGGCGGGCACCGGAGCGCCGGGGACACCGGGTGCGCAGGCGCCGAACGGGCAAATTGGTCTCGACCTTTAACCGGTCCCGATCCCTTCCTTAA
- a CDS encoding response regulator transcription factor, with protein MASVLVVEDDQFVRSALIRHLTDAAHTVRSVGTALEALREVAHFRFDVVILDLGLPDLDGSEALKMLRGITDVPVIIATARDDETEIVRLLNAGADDYLTKPFSVEHLAARMAAVLRRSRAAGGDASPEAVLRVGGLSVDPLRRQAELDGARLDLTRREFDLLAFLASRPGVVVPRKELLAEVWQQSYGDDQTIDVHLSWLRRKLGETAAQPRYLHTLRGVGVKLEPPGGGLPL; from the coding sequence ATGGCAAGTGTGCTCGTGGTCGAGGACGACCAGTTCGTCCGCTCGGCGCTCATCCGGCACCTGACCGACGCGGCACACACAGTGCGCAGTGTCGGGACGGCGCTGGAGGCCCTGCGCGAGGTCGCCCACTTCCGTTTCGACGTGGTGATCCTGGACCTCGGTCTGCCCGACCTCGACGGGTCCGAGGCCCTGAAGATGCTGCGCGGGATCACCGACGTCCCGGTGATCATCGCGACCGCCCGGGACGACGAGACGGAGATCGTCCGCCTGCTGAACGCGGGGGCGGACGACTACCTCACCAAGCCCTTCTCGGTCGAGCACCTCGCGGCCCGCATGGCCGCCGTCCTACGACGGTCCCGGGCCGCCGGCGGTGACGCCTCACCGGAGGCCGTGCTGCGCGTCGGCGGTCTGAGCGTCGACCCGCTGCGCCGCCAGGCCGAGCTGGACGGCGCCCGCCTCGACCTCACCCGCCGTGAGTTCGACCTGCTCGCCTTCCTGGCCTCCCGCCCCGGCGTGGTCGTCCCCCGCAAGGAACTCCTCGCCGAGGTCTGGCAGCAGTCCTACGGCGACGACCAGACGATCGACGTCCATCTGTCGTGGCTGCGGCGGAAGCTGGGGGAGACCGCCGCACAGCCCCGCTATCTGCACACCCTGCGGGGCGTCGGCGTGAAGCTGGAACCGCCGGGCGGGGGACTGCCGTTGTGA
- a CDS encoding spermidine synthase has translation MGKSRSSRRGNATAEAVVEPVDGGLAELIPDRERTHAWTLLIDGAPQSHVDLDDPAHLSFEYQRRLGHVIDLVAPPGKPVHAVHLGGGALTLARYVAATRPRSTQQVVERDAALVQLVRQKLPLEPTARIRVRAVDAREGLAKVADGWADIVIADVFSGARTPAHLTSTEFLDEVRRALRPGGHYAANLADGPPLAHLRGQIATAAARFPELALVADPTVLRGKRFGNAVLVAADIPLPIAELTRRAASDPYPGRVEHGRGLLDFTGGAVPVTDAAAVASPAPPPSVFR, from the coding sequence ATGGGTAAGTCCAGGAGTTCCCGGCGTGGCAACGCCACCGCCGAAGCCGTCGTGGAGCCAGTGGACGGCGGCCTCGCCGAGCTCATCCCCGACCGGGAGCGCACGCACGCGTGGACGCTGCTCATCGACGGAGCACCGCAGTCGCACGTGGACCTGGACGACCCGGCCCACCTCTCCTTCGAGTACCAGCGCCGGCTCGGCCACGTCATCGACCTCGTCGCGCCCCCCGGCAAGCCCGTGCACGCCGTGCACCTCGGCGGCGGAGCCCTCACGCTCGCCCGGTATGTCGCCGCCACCCGCCCCCGCTCCACCCAGCAGGTCGTCGAGCGGGACGCCGCACTCGTGCAACTGGTGCGGCAGAAACTCCCGTTGGAACCGACAGCGCGGATACGGGTGCGGGCCGTGGACGCCCGGGAAGGCCTCGCCAAGGTGGCCGACGGCTGGGCCGACATCGTGATCGCCGATGTGTTCAGCGGCGCCCGCACCCCCGCGCACCTCACCTCCACCGAGTTCCTCGACGAGGTCCGAAGGGCGCTGCGGCCGGGCGGGCACTACGCCGCCAACCTCGCCGACGGGCCGCCGCTGGCCCATCTGCGCGGCCAGATCGCCACCGCCGCCGCCCGTTTCCCCGAACTCGCCCTCGTGGCCGACCCGACCGTCCTGCGCGGCAAACGCTTCGGCAACGCCGTCCTGGTCGCCGCCGACATCCCCCTGCCGATCGCGGAACTGACCCGCCGCGCCGCGTCCGACCCGTACCCGGGCCGCGTCGAACACGGCCGGGGACTCCTCGACTTCACCGGAGGCGCCGTACCCGTGACGGACGCGGCAGCGGTCGCCTCACCGGCGCCGCCGCCCTCGGTGTTCCGGTGA
- a CDS encoding tetratricopeptide repeat protein, translating into MASSMVTPSQSPMPPRPNLALRRLRGQRSPAEFAAAVRRSAREIGERVSCDARYVGRVEAGEIRCPNYAYERVFLHMFPGRTLADLGFAPRASVRGRRTRTTADETQGTHDPYDTQDTHDPDETYDDYEESDVLRRAFMTGGGATVAAASLGPFGLATDAAAATPAATGAGRPLRRAGASQAGALEEAVRRIRLLDDRHGADGLYRRAAAPLRAAYALLDAGATRQTTVDRLHAGAGELAISVGWLAHDSGRFDDARSHYAEALATARVTDDDALEAHAFCNTAFLARDAGRPREAVRSAQAAQRVARPLGSARLMSLLALREAGGWAGLADRTGCEQALVRAQVLFERGTCDADPEWMSFYGEAELEGLEAQCWSALGDWRRAARHAHRAAELQDPHFTRNIALYTAELADDLARGGHPDEASAAGLRVLELLGEVQSSRIQTMLAGTARVLLPHRRASGVSAFLERHASTPRTA; encoded by the coding sequence ATGGCGTCGTCAATGGTGACCCCGTCCCAGTCCCCCATGCCACCGAGGCCGAACCTCGCGCTCCGGCGCCTGCGCGGTCAGCGCTCGCCGGCCGAGTTCGCCGCGGCGGTACGGCGGTCCGCGCGCGAGATCGGCGAGCGGGTCAGCTGCGACGCACGCTACGTGGGTCGCGTCGAGGCGGGCGAGATCCGCTGCCCCAACTACGCGTACGAACGGGTGTTCCTGCACATGTTCCCCGGCCGCACGCTCGCCGATCTGGGCTTCGCGCCCCGCGCATCCGTACGCGGGCGCCGGACGCGCACGACCGCGGATGAGACGCAGGGGACCCACGATCCGTATGACACGCAGGACACGCACGACCCCGACGAGACGTACGACGACTACGAGGAGAGCGACGTGCTGCGTCGCGCATTCATGACCGGCGGGGGCGCCACGGTGGCCGCCGCCTCGCTGGGCCCCTTCGGGCTCGCCACCGACGCCGCGGCCGCCACGCCCGCCGCCACCGGTGCCGGACGGCCGTTGCGCCGCGCCGGGGCAAGCCAGGCGGGCGCCCTGGAAGAGGCCGTACGCAGAATCCGGCTGCTCGACGACCGGCACGGCGCGGACGGCCTGTACCGGCGCGCGGCTGCTCCGCTGCGCGCCGCCTACGCACTGCTGGACGCGGGCGCGACCCGGCAGACGACCGTCGACCGGCTGCACGCGGGTGCCGGTGAACTCGCCATCTCTGTGGGCTGGCTGGCGCATGACTCGGGCCGGTTCGACGACGCCCGCTCGCACTACGCGGAGGCGCTCGCGACGGCCCGGGTGACCGATGACGACGCCCTGGAGGCGCACGCCTTCTGCAACACGGCCTTCCTCGCGCGCGACGCGGGCCGCCCGCGTGAGGCGGTGCGGTCCGCGCAGGCCGCGCAACGGGTGGCGCGGCCACTGGGTTCGGCCCGTCTGATGTCGCTGCTCGCCCTGCGCGAGGCGGGCGGCTGGGCAGGGCTCGCCGACCGCACCGGATGCGAGCAGGCCCTCGTCCGCGCCCAGGTCCTCTTCGAGCGGGGCACCTGCGACGCGGACCCCGAGTGGATGAGCTTCTACGGCGAGGCGGAGCTGGAGGGTCTGGAGGCGCAGTGCTGGTCCGCCCTGGGCGACTGGCGCCGGGCCGCCCGGCACGCACACCGGGCGGCGGAGCTCCAGGACCCGCACTTCACCCGCAACATCGCGCTGTACACGGCCGAACTGGCCGACGACCTGGCCCGCGGCGGTCACCCCGACGAGGCCTCGGCGGCGGGCCTGCGGGTGCTGGAGCTGCTGGGCGAGGTCCAGTCGTCCCGCATCCAGACGATGCTGGCCGGGACGGCGAGGGTGCTGCTGCCGCACCGGAGGGCGTCGGGGGTGTCGGCGTTCCTGGAACGCCATGCGTCGACGCCGAGAACGGCGTGA